TCTacaaaaaattgatgaaatatGTACAGTCATGTTTGTCAGTACTGTGTGTGTAAATTATGTACAGTGAACGAGTGCACTTCGTCAACGTTACAGGTTCTATTTAGTTCTGTATTATGCCGTCGCTAGATTATTATTGTAATTGATCTAATATCAATGGTTTAGCAAACTGGATTATGTGCATGCTTGTCTTTGGTTCCAGAAAAATTTCATCGGCTTTGAATACGGTTAAGTGATGTTTGTATTGTCACTTCCAATCGTTACGAGATGTTGAGAACCGGCTCAAATACATCAATTCCGAACATATACGCATACATATACAAATCAACAATTTCTTATACTTCTGTCACAACAACTCCTACCTTCGTTGTATACAAATCAACAATTTCTTAAACTTGCTGTCACAGCAACTCCTACCAAACACCATCTATTACAAACTGCATCCAGAGATACgatcaaccaaacaacatctGTTAGATACAGGCTCCAGATatacaaccaaccaaacactaTCTCAGATAATCCAAGACAGATGTATACAGGTAACCAAACAGAGCTACTTAGATTACTCTATCCAAGCTGCGAACAGCCTAGATTGGATGATACGGAGCAGGCTGGGGACATTCGGGcaaccaaacaggccctataCGTAGATACACAGATCTGCCTGCTGAGCCATGCGATGCTGGTCTCCCTGGACTGTAGTCCGACTCTAACCTTGTcctttcgcttatacttaattttaaatttaaatttgatatttgacttagaagaaaatttttatttttcagccttttgGTTTAGATAGTTAACAACAAGTATATAAACAAGTTTTATtgacaaataaatttacaGTCACGTAAGGTATCTAGTCATCAATACactgaaatatttattttgttagcctgcttttctttttatcatctcctatagaacaaaatttctttaataaatattaagtATCAACTGTTGCAGCTGTTTCTGTTTTCTTCTCTCGTATCATCATCGTAATTGTTCTTATACGACGATAAAGAGATGAAGAAAGTTAATTAGCTGGTGTCTAGGATAATGACcttatttttagtcacttgttccattgaatgtttggacgcttattataaatagtaaatatagactaaaacacatctataatcttggactaattcacgagacgaatctattgagcctaattaatccatgattagcctatatgatgctacagtaaacatactctaattatagattaattaggcttaaaaaattcgtctagcagattaccactcatttatgaaattaggttttttttattagtctatgtttaatacttcaaagtTATGTATTTTATTCACTCAAAATGATTAACCACGGTAGAACGATAATGCCAACATACCCTTCATGTTAGTTGAACTTTGTAACCCTCGTCTCTTCATTTATGATTATActcataagccaaaatttaaatttttaatataaatttagagttaattttggttcTCATCCAAGCATATAATTGTAGTAGTTTTCACGATATCGATAATCGAAGTTTTGGTGTGAAAATCCCACAGTATGTCAAGACTATCATGGTGCGTCACAATTATCGCGATAtaattcatgattttttttcagaattttcttcatttttcttcGCGATATATCATTTATCGTGTCTTGTTGGTTAGgcgctaaaaagtttagtcccatctaaacaacactTTAATAAACGTTTTATTACGTGTTCTTACTAGATTTGTTTTTGCCCATACACACCATTTTGGAAAGTCCAATTCCCAGTCAAAGAAAAGATCACGAAAAATCCTTTAAAAAGTAGTAGCAGCAACCAGCGATGCAGACAGCAACGGATCGCAGCCTGCCGATCGAGTTACATCCATACCGAAGATTGATGATCCTGAAAGCGCCGGCCACTCCAACGTCATCACCCATTCACTCCCACCCACGACACGtacgcgtcgcgtcgcgtcacCTTCTACAAGCATCTACCACCCCACCTTCCACTCATCAACAGCCACATGACGAATTCTCGCATCGCTTCCTTCCATCGTTAGCTCGCAAGCTGATTGCATATAAGCGGCCATCCACTGAGGAAAGCTCACGATCGAAACAACTGAAAGAAAAGACACCTATGTCATGGATGAATCGAGTGATCTCCAGTGGCGGCAGGGCTGGATCGCCGTcgggctgccgccggcgccggtgctgGCCGTGTCGGCCATCGTCACGTTCTTCCTCTACCTGACGTGGCAGATGGACGAGTACGAGGAGCAGCTCCGGCGCCGCACGCGGGCCGGGCTGTGGGTGCTGCTGGtgctcggcgcggcggcgctggtccTGCTCGGGAGCCACGCGctggtggacggcggcgggcgggtcGCCGTGCCGGTGTCGTGGCGGTGGGGCCGGGCTGGTGGCAGcagcgaggacggcggcggcgcctcgccgtgggccgtcgcggcggtggtggcgctgctgctggtgctcgCCTCCCACAAGCCGTCGTTCCAGATGTTCCGGCCGCCGTGGCACTACAAATAGGCTTCAGATATCGATCAGATTGTCGTGCTGCTCTTCAACTTTCTGTACAtacgagaaaaagaaaaaaaaaaggcatatgAAACGTGTTGCTCCTATACGAGTGTTTATAGGATGAAATGAAAGATAGAGCCGGCAGTATGCTTATAGGATTATATCCTAATCCTAATGTCTAATGATGTGAAATTAGAGGGACTTGTGGGGAAGAGGAAAAGGGGAGCGTTACAGCTATCGGGATCGTCGATGCTGTACTTTTTCATTTCTGAATGATCCGTCTAGTAATATTTAAAGAGCTCTTTTAGGGTGCTCCACTTACCTCCTAGGAGGTAAGATTGATATTAAATCTGGATCATCCATTGTTAAGAGTAAAACTGACAAATCTTGCTTTCCTCCTAATAGATATGGTATGCTATAATTACTATCCATACAggccattatttttttaaagacggTGCATTCCTTCATAATGGgtcaaatatgcatttttcAAATACACTTAATTATAACTGAACATGCCATGGTGCACAAGTGCTTAAATTTCACGTTAAAAAAtacttgattttttaaaatgtttttctgCACAAACTATTTATGTCATATTACACAAGTGCTTACATATACATTTATAAGATGTGATTTCTATACAAAGTATATTCTTCTcatttgttataaaaataaaatgtgtaacttctttttttatcagaTTGTACGTGAATTGCAGTCAAGCATCCAAtactctcttttttcctttttgtcacGGAGTGCCATAACAGCGATTTAGCATTGCAATTAGCATCCAGTTCATATTACAtagtaaagaaaaattaacGCTGATGTACCAAAATGGTGATCCACATTAAATTACTTTACTATTTAAATGACACACAGACTAATTTAAGGTGCGTTTCCTTGATATTGATGCAAATAAAAGTCTCTTTTACCCTTATGATGATAAATAATGACCAATTACCTCTCCTAGATGGTAAGAGTATTATCCACCATTAGATCTCATAAAATGTAtggtccaaaataaattagttgCACTTTAAAAATCtccatatttaaaagttttaatttatCGATTAGATCTGATTACTGTTATTCGATGATAATCTGATGGTGTGCACTTAAGTCAAAAAGCCTATACACGTTTTTCCTCGGCCCTATGCACGCGTGTttgatagaagaaaaaaattaaacgtttgatcaataacaaaacaaaagtgtttttgaattatatttgttCCTGGAAATTCTGTTTTATACTACGGTCGGTTCATATTATCTGTTATTACAGTAGCGTCATCACAGACACTGACACtaacatatgaatatatacgAGAGTAGAAATCTCGGTGACTAATGACAGTGCAATCATGGTAGTCCATGGATGTACTCTTGTATACCTTtcctttctttgtttttttaagaatcaACGGGTGGTTTTGTAACCCATTTCTCTATATTACTTACGGTACACCGTAAAAGTTCAGCATATCTTATTCGAAAAAGGGTTTCAGTATATATTACCATACGTATCCTGCTGCGTTTTTGCGGTGAATCTTATTTTACAATTTCAACGAACAATACAGTCGCATTCCACTCTCTCCTCCTGATATAAAAGCCTTGGTGATGTCAATCTTCAGTTACTGtttgtattctttttttttttttggcagttGCTCTGTCTTCCTACGTATGCACATCAGAACATGCAATTTCAGCCTTCCACTAGTCCAGATATCTGAATCACAGCTCTAATAGAATAGAGTACAGAATTGCGACAGGAAGTGATATAAACATCGCAAGAATAACCCTgcaatgcaaaaaagaaaaaaaaacaaaatgaacagTCAGAGGGGCACTCCCATGAGCGAGCAGTGACATTAAGTATTTGGTTAACTGATCGAGAAACAAACCCCGTGCTCATGATGTCTGGGTAGACCTTGTACTCTTCAGCGTACACAAATGAAGTCAGGGACAGCGGGAGAGCCGCCTGCGTGTGGAAAATTGTGGTCAGAGCAATACTCCTCTGCAAACTGGAAGCggtttttttagcaaaaataacaaaaacaattatgaatatgtgtatacttggtttcagttttgtttgtttttttactacaacttgtagaaattaaatttaaatttgtatgtttgtggagtgataactcatattaatctattttgtcaaatttttttatatttttaatgactatttacaTGGTACGCAAACACACGGGTaagctaaaaactgttttccCAAATTAGTGCcctaaaccaaaaaataagcTGGCAAGAACTCTGAAATTGTGGCTTCCGTTCATTTGGAAATTTCAGGCCCCTGCGCACTAGTCAGTTCGATAGCTACGCGCCTCAGGTAATTTCCACGTTCACCTGCACAACGACGATGCGCAGAAACGTGCCGTGgatgccgacggcgagcgaggCGAGCAGCATCGCCACGGGGCCTACCAGAAACTTGAGGATCATGGCGAACGACGCGGTCTTGTACCCGCACGGGACGAGCCGCGACTGCCGCGCTATGAACGTCCCTGCGGAAGCGAAGCGAAACGGAGGAAACGTACGTtagccgcgcgcgcgcgcctagAGACAAAGACCTCTCTGCATTCCTCCTGCAATGGCGATGCAAATCCAAACGCAAACAGAGATGTAGTGTAGTTCACGTTCGGACCTGAAGAAAACATGCCGAGGCCAACAGCTGTGGTGCGTATGGTGAACAGGGAGTCCGCGATGATCTTTGGCATCACGATTCCATACCTGCGTAGACACAGGTGGTCAGAGCACGAATCCATTATCGAGATAAAAGTAGCGTATTTTGCAGACGTAAACAGAGGAATTGTGGACATGGAGGATAGCTGGACTCTGTCGCACGAGTCATAGCAGAAACTAGCTCTATCatatttcttttcatattttttttcagaatcaAAAACCCCAAATATAAAAACGGAATCAAATATTATCCAATATAAATACGGAGTATATActaatcaaaataaatatgatgatGAATATTAATCGAAACATAGAAACCCCTTAAACTAAGTTTCACAGACCTGGAGTACATTGGGTGCTTGGGTTATTTGGATTGGGCTGATTCTTTTGAGTGGTTTATGTATTACTCTGATATCCGAATGATAATACCGGCTAGTTTCCGACCGATATTAATCAAACTGTATTCGTTTTCATAtccgaagaaaaaaatatccgaATACGATTCCGAATTTGGAAATTTCTAGATCTTTCTGGCAAAACTATCCGAATCTAAAAGTTTTTTGGTCGAACAAAAATATCCAAACCAGTTTCAACCCTACAGTTGTATACATCCTACTCTTTATttagccaaaatttagaaattttaaccttagatttagaataaattttagaattttttatcatagtttactTTTCAACTCTGAcacacttatataaaagttttattcataaattgtttaCACGAGCACCGAACCTTAACCGCTCAAAGCCACCCATACTGGATCTCGCCTTTAGAGGATTGCTATAGGTGCGGGTTGTCAGAGTCGGAGGAGAAGAGCCTAGGTATAAATTATGGCTCGGATCCAATGATCCGAATATGTAAGGGGTGATGGtagaaaaagctaaacgatatatttgtaaacaaaaaataaattgtgaataaaatttttagatatgtgttttagcgatataaaagtcaatgctggaaaacaaactttaataaaaaaattcaaaagtaactctaaattttagttaaaaatttaattttggcctataagtataaataaaagcgaaaGACAGTGATGTAATATTCTCAGCAAATTCAATGTCCAATTTTGGTTTGCaattctatttttcatttttgacaAATGTAGACCATACGAGAGTCGAGACATGCTGCTAAGAATACGCTACTTCGGTGAAAGAGACGTACTTGAATGAGATTAGAGCCCAGAATATGCCAAGTAAACTTGCATAGGTGTTCGGAATCTGTAGAACCTTCTTGACTGCCATCCAGACGACTTGTTTcatcgacggcgccggcgcagagACCTCCTCACTggtggtcgtcgccgtcccatCCGGCAAGCCATCTCGTgccgcgggcgccgccgccgtcgctagCTCTGTGTTCTCAATGTTCACCGCCAATTCTTGAGGCCGCTCGGCCGCGATATTGCTGGCGCCGTTTGCGTTAGTGCTACCGGCGCCGTTCTCCGCCGCCACAGCTTccaccggcggcgaagggctGATCCTGGCGCTgccgcccggcgccggcgccgatgaggctcgacgcgccgccgccatgtacTCGTAGAGGAAGATGACGACGTTGTACCAGATGCAGAACTGCATGATGACGATCTGCTTGACGAACTCCCTGGCCACGGGTCCGTACAAGCCGCTGAGGAGCGCGACGCCGATGACAATGGCGTTGGGCAGCGCCGCCACGGAGCAGCACGTCACCACCCACTGCAGCGGAGAGGACACCCACGGCTTGGTTCCCCCGCGCTCGCGGCAGCGCGAGCGCTCCCAGAGCGCCCACGCCGCGAGGCCGAGCAGCAGCGCCACCTTCTGCAGcgtgtcggcggcgacgaggcggccgtTCATCTTGTATATGTCGTTGGTGGAGACCATTTCGAAGATGAGCGCCGGCACGGCGTAGAGCGCGACGAAGCGGTTGATCCCTGCGCATTGCTCGCTGGAGAAGACCCTGAACCACCGCACCGACGCGTACCCGAGCGCCGCCGAAGTGTACAGCGGCGCCATCGCCTCCACCACCTGGTACACCTGCGAACCCTTTATCATCGTGTGCCCAGCCCACCCAGGTAGGTTTGATGCGTGGCTGGAAATCTGGATCACTTGGATCAATGCAATAAAACTAATCACTTTTGATCCAACTTGCTGGATGGTGTGTCGCACAGTTTTAGCCTGAGGGTTTCTGGTTTTAGCCTGGACGAGTAAATTGCATATATACTGCTTGCTCTTGGACTGTTGGACAGTACTCAGTACGGAATCTACGGATCCGGTTCCTCAGACTTGGCAGAGTTAAGCCACGGATAGAGTACCGCAAATTACCATAGCAAAACACCATAGCAAACCAATGTTGACATGCACGCGGGCTTTTACTggcatacaaaattttaagtttttgacaAAAGAAATATCACTCTATAAGAATGCAAGTAAAAATTCGATTTCTACCAGTTATACCAAAAAGTTAAACTGAAAACTAGCATATGCACATctacatttatttttgttagaagTTGAGGTTGaatttaaacatgtatatttgtatagtacaatatctcatattaatcaaaaaaaatttaattactaCACATGtgacatttaaaaaattagatatccACCgagtgataaaaatatttttcctctttttattGTAGGTACATACTCTAACTTGGACAAATTTACGttccttaaaaaataccaaaaatactacaaatctattatatatataaagtaacagAAAAAGAAGACACCACGTTCGCTCTCATGGGCTAGAAAATCCCACGTTAATTGaaggaaatagaaaaaaaagataaatatttttttaattcaatcgGACAAGGACCAAggtttagataattttttcgGACCAGGACCAGCATGTTGCAACGTGGCTTAGGACTCCGAAAAGGGGCAACACGTtctataaaagataaatattgattgattgattaagCAGGTTATTAGTATCAAATGTAGGCCCTAATACCGAGAGGGTCAAAGaaagtccatgtgtaaatatatctcagattaaaaagtttaaaataattgatattgggGGAATAgtctatctataaatacaatttagaaatatctaaaacaatcaaattagaaatacaatttcggaattaaaataaagaaaaataataaaaagattccacatgtaaatatagtttagaaaattcaaatctcggattaaaaattttaaaataattgatattgagggaagactccatctataaatatattttggaaagatataaatttttcttaaaaataggAAGAATTAAGAGAAGAGTCaaattataaatacaatttagaagtatataaaatttgaattataaattcaaTACTATacagaaaagagtttatgtacaGCTTAGAATACAAGGAAATAGGgttctatgtaaaaatataatttagaaaattttgaattcaaattaaacaattaaaaagtaattattatccAGATAAGAGACTCTATATAGATACAATTTATAATGGTGCTAGATGCACAATATGCACGGGCTACCATACTAGAAATTCTTGCGTTAatcaaaaaagagagaaaaatatataccgtTAGAATATGGtggatttatattttaatggcTGAGATTGATAGGATACATATaaggaaagaaacaaatacCACACATATGCCTCTCCAACAATTAATACAGTTGATAAGCTACCAGACATGCtatagagatattttttaaatataattaaaaaaaataaattcaaattaacaattccaaaataatcattatcaagataagagaccctaaatatatactagctCCGTTTTATATCATAAGGCTTTCtaatcttatctaaatttattaattgataaatatatataatttttatatatatgtctagattcattagcatccatatgaatttagacagagctagaaagtcttatattttaaaacggatagagtataatttataactatGCTAGCCGCGCAATCTGCGTGGGCCACCGTGCAAGTTCATTAAaactttgttatttctttagaatcttaagaaaacaaaaggaaataaaaaaaacagtataCTAGCTATTCGTCAGGTACCGCAAAATTTGTCCACTAACTTTGCTTGGACGGCTTCACGGTCAAGTTAGACGGTGGAGCGTACGTACGAATGTACGTGTGGTTTTCAATCCACAACTACCAGAGTGAGCCACGTAGTTGCACGACTAGACCTAAAGTTTGTCCTGTAGCATCACTTTTTCCTAGGAAGTGGAGAAGATATGTGCACCGACAATTTTAATGTTATAGCGATAATTTTGCTACATACCAAAAGTAAGATTTTAAAATTGCCCTCTCATACACATAGCACGTGAACATACGTATCTTCTAACATGCCAAAAACGTAAATCCTAAACCgtactttttcttaaaaaaatgtatctgTATGCGTAATATTAATATCATATTCACTTAACCTCTTTTAAACCCAAGAATTTTATCAGATCTCTTAGATATCCCTATTTTCCCATCTTTTTCTCCTCTATACTTATTATTTTCGTTAGTTGTCCACACTTTACCgctaaatatttctaaaataactatattaccCCTCCTCATAGTTATGTTCTAACTACTccataaattttcatatggAAAAACTAACTAAAAGGATAGAATCATTTAACGCCAAACTTGAAAaacaatgttttttatttttccaattaCGATTAAATCCACAGATTAGTTTTACCAGAAAATTGAGAATTAAAACTAtaagttatttatgtttaaattttatggaaCAATTTCGTTCTTACCCTATTTCAAATTCTACTGCTGattttaccttttctttttagggtttttatgtTTACCCCTATTTTTTAACTGAACCAACAATTTGCCCCTCTTTTGGATGGAGGAATCTAACGGTGTCATATTGGAGGTTAAAAGTACTATTTTACCCTTTCTCAGGAATTTGAgaatgatttaaaatttttgaggaaatttaatagagaaattcataaaaaaagtgtattttttgcgtaattaaaaatcataaccgAGAATTTCAGGGGGGATAAAAAAcagcctattgcaaataatattttgtaaaaagatggataagaatattttgttgttgagtcattattaatttgcactagacacatgttgaaatacaaatataccacGATGAATATAGGGAAAATATTTATGGaggaaaaattatatgtgcatgttagTGGCATACGTAATAGTTTTGTTCGTAATAATGAGTAATAGTATATTTGTGATGCAACAattaaaatgaagttgttgttacttattattgatttgaattatttggtgaagggtgatatgacgGTATGTGTTGCAATGTCAAGAATTTTAAAAAGGTCATGTCAaagttttcttgttttccatgtaacatgtcctaaatgtcacaaatagtcacaatttttttctcctcctgGTTTTCtcacggtaaccgcggtttcggcCCCAAAAACCACGCGGGAAACCACAGTTTCCGTCGTTCTCATGCGTTGTTCTGGCAAGCACTAGCCGCAGTTACCGCGCAAAACCACGCGGTAACAGCGAGAAATCATGCGGTTACCGTGATTATCGcaagtttgaattcaaatttttgattttcaaATTTACCGCGGTTTTGCGGCATCCACGGTTACCACTCTGCCGCGGCACGGACGGCAGGACCGGTAAGTTGAACCCTGCTTcacattcaaaattcttctaATTTTATCTACACATACACTCTAACTCTCTTCTATTTCTTCCTatctctgttccaaaataatcaTTTCTAAGTTGTTTAACAGAGATTAGGgtttaaaaaaagattgttGTGTCCTTTAATAACAATCAATGGATAAAGATAAGAGGTAGGCAgaggataaaatag
This is a stretch of genomic DNA from Oryza brachyantha chromosome 1, ObraRS2, whole genome shotgun sequence. It encodes these proteins:
- the LOC102716000 gene encoding uncharacterized protein LOC102716000; protein product: MDESSDLQWRQGWIAVGLPPAPVLAVSAIVTFFLYLTWQMDEYEEQLRRRTRAGLWVLLVLGAAALVLLGSHALVDGGGRVAVPVSWRWGRAGGSSEDGGGASPWAVAAVVALLLVLASHKPSFQMFRPPWHYK
- the LOC102716281 gene encoding probable auxin efflux carrier component 9 is translated as MIKGSQVYQVVEAMAPLYTSAALGYASVRWFRVFSSEQCAGINRFVALYAVPALIFEMVSTNDIYKMNGRLVAADTLQKVALLLGLAAWALWERSRCRERGGTKPWVSSPLQWVVTCCSVAALPNAIVIGVALLSGLYGPVAREFVKQIVIMQFCIWYNVVIFLYEYMAAARRASSAPAPGGSARISPSPPVEAVAAENGAGSTNANGASNIAAERPQELAVNIENTELATAAAPAARDGLPDGTATTTSEEVSAPAPSMKQVVWMAVKKVLQIPNTYASLLGIFWALISFKYGIVMPKIIADSLFTIRTTAVGLGMFSSGTFIARQSRLVPCGYKTASFAMILKFLVGPVAMLLASLAVGIHGTFLRIVVVQAALPLSLTSFVYAEEYKVYPDIMSTGVILAMFISLPVAILYSILLEL